In Bradyrhizobium sp. CCBAU 051011, the following are encoded in one genomic region:
- a CDS encoding non-ribosomal peptide synthetase has product MSGATSKFELSDARYALLDSLLPDHQRPVRQAWWRVPHAEGTATPLSFAQERFWFLDRLQAGNPAYHIPCVIPLRGRIVVAALRDSLSDVVARHEALRTIFIVEGGRPVQRVQPASAVPLSVLECEGADATARRAAAVRIAGIEVVKPFDLAAGPMLRATLLRIDDGEHWLVVTIHHIVCDAWSLQRFLHELTACYEAHCRGRAADLPVLPLQYGDYARWQREWLTGEPEARLLAYWRTRLERAPAVLELPIDRPRPPLPSFRGALHSFVIPRAPSDALRELGRGAQATMFIVMLAVFKSLLHRYTGQRDLVVGTPVANRNRSELEGLIGLFLNTLVLRTEITLNITFRELLARVRTITLEAYEHQDLPFEKLVEDLQPNRTLNVNPLFQVFFVMETAQAAAPAADGAAISTGTAKFDLSLHLTDTAGEIVGCWEYACDLFEASTIARLTGHLQTLLRGIAANPDARLADLPLLSADEVQQRTAWNATVLEYPAELCAHQLVEAQVRATPHDTALICGDENLSYLELNSRANSLAHHLRAIGVGPESPVGICLERSVDMIVALLAVLKAGGPYVPLDPTYPAERLAYMLSNAQAPVVITQQQLTCVLPANYAGNVVRIDAKGVLDRLPEQDPACITRPDHLAYIIYTSGSTGRPKGVGMSHRSLTNLTVWQNGINPLARGGRTVQYNSFSFDVSVLEVLSTLSTAGTLVLASERIRRDAAALADLLAAEHIGRLFMPYTALAQLAEHAAARTDLALGLRQVISTGEPLQINTHIIRFFTGLPGCQLHNEYGPTETHFVTEHVLDENPRLWPTMPPVGRPIANATVHILSATLEPVPVGVVGDLYAGGLSLARAYVGDPGMTAARFIPDPFSGIPGARLYQTGDLARFRSDGVIELLGRGDHQVKVRGFRIELGEIEVALARHPDVQTAVVSARGTDARNRHLVAYVVPIPGAAPSTIELRRMLLEVLPEYMVPSRFVMMTSLPLGGTGKIDRYRLPDPASLSNADDEHQLVPRNRLEEELSRLWCDLLLCNKIGVHDNFFALGGHSLTAVQLATRIRDSFGVNLPVQRIFEAPTLAELSVVILQMQAAEADPDELARWLDEIQAEEMS; this is encoded by the coding sequence ATGAGTGGCGCGACCAGCAAGTTCGAGCTGTCGGATGCCCGCTATGCGCTACTCGATTCACTCCTGCCGGACCACCAGCGACCGGTCCGGCAAGCTTGGTGGCGCGTGCCTCATGCCGAGGGAACGGCCACGCCGCTGTCATTCGCCCAGGAGCGCTTCTGGTTCCTCGACCGGCTGCAGGCTGGTAACCCGGCCTACCACATTCCCTGTGTCATCCCGCTTCGAGGACGGATCGTAGTTGCGGCTCTGCGCGACAGTCTGAGCGATGTCGTCGCGCGCCACGAGGCGCTCCGGACGATCTTCATCGTCGAGGGCGGTCGGCCGGTGCAGCGAGTTCAGCCGGCCTCAGCGGTACCGCTCTCAGTTTTGGAATGCGAGGGGGCCGACGCGACAGCGCGGCGAGCCGCAGCCGTGCGGATCGCAGGCATCGAGGTGGTGAAGCCCTTTGACTTGGCCGCCGGGCCGATGCTGCGGGCGACGCTGTTGAGGATCGATGATGGCGAGCACTGGCTGGTCGTGACCATCCACCACATCGTGTGTGATGCATGGTCGCTGCAACGGTTCTTGCACGAACTGACAGCTTGCTACGAAGCCCACTGCAGGGGCCGCGCTGCAGATTTGCCGGTATTGCCGCTGCAATACGGCGACTATGCGCGTTGGCAGCGAGAATGGCTTACCGGCGAGCCGGAGGCCCGTCTGCTCGCTTATTGGCGGACCAGGCTTGAGCGCGCGCCCGCGGTACTTGAGCTGCCCATCGACAGGCCGCGGCCTCCGCTGCCGAGTTTTCGCGGCGCCCTGCATTCATTCGTCATTCCGCGGGCGCCGAGCGACGCTCTTCGCGAACTCGGCCGGGGTGCGCAGGCGACCATGTTCATCGTGATGCTTGCCGTGTTCAAGTCGCTGCTTCATCGCTACACCGGGCAGAGGGATCTCGTCGTCGGTACGCCGGTGGCAAACCGCAATCGCTCCGAGCTCGAAGGCCTGATCGGCTTGTTTCTCAACACGTTGGTCCTGCGCACGGAGATAACCCTGAACATCACCTTCCGCGAGCTCCTCGCACGCGTGCGCACCATCACGCTCGAGGCTTACGAGCACCAGGATCTGCCGTTCGAGAAACTTGTCGAGGACCTACAGCCCAACCGAACTCTGAACGTCAATCCGCTGTTCCAAGTGTTTTTCGTCATGGAGACAGCTCAGGCGGCCGCGCCGGCCGCAGACGGCGCCGCAATTTCGACGGGCACGGCCAAGTTTGACCTCAGCCTACATCTGACCGATACCGCTGGAGAGATTGTCGGCTGCTGGGAATATGCCTGCGACCTGTTCGAAGCGAGCACGATCGCGCGGCTTACCGGTCATCTCCAGACGCTGCTGCGAGGCATCGCGGCGAACCCCGACGCACGCCTTGCTGATCTGCCGCTGTTGAGCGCCGATGAGGTCCAGCAGCGCACGGCCTGGAATGCAACTGTACTGGAGTACCCGGCAGAGCTCTGCGCTCACCAACTCGTCGAGGCGCAGGTCAGGGCTACGCCGCATGACACCGCGCTGATCTGCGGCGACGAGAATCTCTCGTACCTGGAACTCAACAGTCGCGCCAACTCGCTAGCTCATCACCTGCGCGCCATCGGCGTCGGCCCCGAGTCGCCGGTCGGCATTTGTCTTGAGCGCTCGGTCGACATGATCGTTGCTCTTCTGGCGGTGCTGAAGGCGGGTGGACCCTATGTGCCGCTCGATCCGACCTATCCGGCCGAACGGCTCGCCTACATGCTCTCCAACGCGCAGGCGCCGGTTGTGATCACCCAACAGCAACTCACCTGCGTGTTGCCTGCAAACTACGCTGGAAACGTGGTCCGTATCGATGCCAAAGGCGTCCTCGATCGACTACCAGAACAAGATCCGGCATGCATCACCAGGCCCGATCATCTTGCCTACATCATCTACACGTCCGGTTCGACCGGGCGTCCAAAGGGCGTCGGCATGAGTCATCGGAGCCTAACCAATCTCACCGTGTGGCAGAACGGCATAAATCCGTTAGCTCGCGGCGGGCGTACCGTTCAATACAACTCGTTCAGCTTCGACGTTAGCGTACTCGAGGTGCTTTCGACGCTCTCGACTGCCGGTACCTTGGTGCTCGCGTCCGAGCGGATACGTCGAGACGCCGCCGCGCTGGCTGATCTGCTGGCGGCGGAACACATCGGGCGACTCTTCATGCCCTATACGGCGTTGGCGCAACTTGCCGAGCATGCGGCTGCGCGAACCGATCTCGCTCTCGGCTTGCGCCAGGTGATATCGACCGGCGAGCCGCTACAGATCAACACGCATATCATCCGGTTCTTTACCGGGTTGCCCGGCTGTCAGCTTCATAATGAATACGGGCCAACCGAGACTCATTTCGTTACCGAGCACGTGCTAGATGAGAATCCGCGTTTGTGGCCCACCATGCCCCCAGTGGGACGACCGATCGCCAATGCGACCGTCCATATTCTCAGCGCCACACTCGAGCCGGTTCCGGTCGGCGTCGTTGGCGATCTCTACGCCGGTGGTCTGAGCTTGGCGCGGGCTTATGTGGGCGACCCAGGCATGACCGCTGCGCGATTCATTCCCGATCCGTTCAGTGGAATCCCGGGTGCCAGGCTCTACCAGACCGGCGATCTTGCTCGGTTCCGTTCAGACGGCGTGATCGAGCTTCTCGGCCGCGGCGATCACCAAGTTAAGGTGCGCGGTTTCCGCATTGAGCTCGGTGAGATTGAGGTCGCGCTCGCGCGGCATCCCGATGTCCAAACGGCCGTCGTCAGCGCCCGCGGGACCGATGCGCGCAATCGCCATCTCGTCGCCTATGTCGTGCCGATCCCGGGGGCCGCCCCGAGCACGATCGAACTGCGCCGGATGTTGCTCGAGGTGCTGCCCGAATACATGGTGCCTTCCCGGTTCGTTATGATGACGAGCCTGCCACTCGGCGGCACCGGCAAGATCGATCGCTACCGACTTCCCGATCCAGCTTCTCTTTCCAACGCCGACGAC
- a CDS encoding non-ribosomal peptide synthetase: protein MTDIKARIAGLSPAQAALLQEKLGSKAAPSAPQPSRLVQRHATGQPAPLSFGQERLWLIDQIQPGSPAYNVPVTVPLFGPVNAALLQRCIEEIVRRHDILRTTFAMRDGRLVQIAGAAQPIRLPLIELDGLAAELHEAELQRIITAEIRRPFDLSTGPLIRAVLLRLLPREGEPSHLLLCVMHHIVSDAWSIGVLLRELGSLYEAYWAGQPSPLGELPIQYADFAIAERRRLDDGCLAPLVSYWKERLDGAPQVLNLPTDRPRTGRRSDEGAVSTFSLPAAIAAKVRALGERLGATPFMTTLAAFILVLSRYVRSGDIVVGTPVTSRNSSELESLIGFFLNTLVLRTRIAGDPTFAEFLCQVRDGTLEAFRNQDMPFEMLVDALKPDRNLATHPFFQVMFVMQAAIQQGTTTVEAIVAPSVASGKSRFDLTLSLCEVGGRIDGFVEYSTSLFDPGTIARLCGHYRTCLDDAVHHPEKRLSEIAQLSAEEHDQLRRWNDTAQSIGAAECIHHILERAAAARPEAVALDFEGRTLSYGELNRQANQLANHLLTLGVGPDVVVGIFTERSIEMIVGLFGILKAGGAYLPLDPRYPGSRLAFMLADTKVQVVLTHTACAGQLPEFGGQVVDLVRDWSAISRASSDDPRSHICGDHAAYVIYTSGSSGQPKGVLVPHRGVCNAGEVEHRLYRTGPGDRVLQFASLNFDASIFEIIMSLRGGSILQLVTAEEARSGVDLVRLVEARGVTVLAMPPSALAVLPVAALPTLRLIIVMGEDCPAELRARWRHVPEFFNCYGPTEASMWMTGTFLHPDHPVTIGRPIANTSAHLLDEHLYQVPVGVPGELFIGGVCVTRGYIGRPALTAERFVPDPFSATPGARLYRTGDLAAYTPEGDICFLGRLDLQIKVRGFRVELGEIEAALSCHPGVQAAAVAVRDDLPSGRGLVGYVMPGAEAPSTSELRSFLLGRLPDYMVPAVFVILDSLPLNQAAKVDRQALPAPRRERPTLDTPFVAPTTSMEQTTCRIWATLLGRDSVGIDDNFFELGGHSLLATQIIARMRDAFGIDLPIRAVFDHPTVGDLSALVEEELRRQSVPIAVPTPDRTEHHAVEPIRKKYSLSFAQERLWFLRQLDPEDRSYNIPLEFPLWNVDPERLRQCLNTLVQRHEILRTTFHAELDGPVQVVSPALNLDMPVVEVAAETAAAQKDDYQRIRALAAAHRFNLETGPLLCASLVRFAGGACSLLIIVDHIIFDGWSAGVLYGEIAKLYDATLRDLPSPLAPLSIQYGTYAERQRARLRGVLLEQHRDFWTERLKGIPGHIELPLDHPRQRMAGHGPGALYVFDLPDAVAGEVRALAQAQHMTNFIVLLAAFQAFLWRYTRQDTVVIGSPVTNRNESDTEALIGLFVNMLVLRADLSPGMTFRGLVGQVRETVITAHEHQELPFENLIEALRPERDPTVNPIFQVMFALHQVGSSPDWSPPMMGQGAKLDLSLHVSDDNRVFRCVFEYRTELFEAATIERMSGHLAGFIAHVVEHIDLPLADAPLVGPAEQNALSGWHQTATDEDTTVPVYELFVAHAALTPDKIAAICEDARLSYAELDRLSTRLAQHLRALGIREESLVGVCLPRSLDLMVAVLGVLKAGAVYVPLDPDYPDERLRLIIGDADPMIVLAGETEKTRLQGLGVRLLSVDDGLSGEGLPQLPERAAGPRNAAYVIYTSGSTGIPKGVVNTQGALSNRLLWMQQAFHLADGDRVLHKTSIGFDVSVWELLWPVITGAAVVLAAPGRHRDADYVARTIARFNVTHVHFVPSMLWTFLNEVGPITLPSLRCVIASGETLPLVLQDLFFARLRNCTLENLYGPTEAAIDVTRWRCRPDPNRHSVPIGHAIANTRLYVLDRHLNELPVNVAGDLYIAGMAPARGYLGHPALTAERFLPDPIGAEPGGRMYHTGDLGRRLPAGEIEFLGRVDDQVKLRGVRIELGEIRTALLRHPAIADAVVVNDGPNGSADQRLIAYYVRRPGQQVQPTELRRRLHEILPLAMVPAVYLELEAVPLTANGKLNPRALPKPGKSRLVDSEAAAPADALEAFLISLWADTLRVESVGTEDNFFDLGGHSLLAMRVLSRLRAMLGVDIAASHFFNVPTPTLLAAEILSRADDQQAVQARAHAIMTVANLSDQEVEVMLGTTRLEMKGASR from the coding sequence CATTGAGCTCGACGGTTTGGCCGCCGAACTGCATGAGGCCGAGCTGCAGCGTATCATCACCGCAGAGATCCGGCGCCCCTTCGATCTCTCGACTGGCCCCCTGATCCGCGCTGTACTGTTGCGCCTACTTCCACGTGAGGGCGAGCCGAGCCACCTGCTGTTGTGCGTGATGCACCACATCGTCTCGGATGCGTGGTCAATAGGGGTGTTGCTGCGAGAGCTCGGTAGTCTTTACGAGGCCTATTGGGCTGGGCAGCCGTCGCCGCTTGGGGAGTTGCCGATTCAGTACGCGGACTTTGCTATCGCCGAGCGGCGGCGGCTGGATGACGGCTGCTTGGCGCCCCTTGTCAGCTATTGGAAGGAGCGGCTCGACGGCGCCCCACAGGTGCTGAATCTGCCGACCGACCGTCCGCGGACTGGGAGGCGCAGCGACGAGGGCGCGGTCTCCACTTTCAGCCTTCCGGCGGCGATTGCCGCCAAGGTTCGCGCACTCGGCGAGCGGCTGGGGGCAACCCCGTTCATGACGACGCTGGCGGCCTTCATTCTCGTTCTGTCACGCTATGTGCGTAGTGGTGATATCGTGGTCGGTACCCCGGTGACCAGCCGGAATAGTTCTGAGCTCGAAAGCCTGATCGGCTTCTTTCTGAACACGCTGGTGCTGCGGACCCGGATTGCCGGCGACCCGACCTTCGCGGAATTCCTTTGTCAGGTGCGCGACGGCACCCTTGAGGCGTTCCGCAACCAGGATATGCCCTTTGAGATGCTTGTCGATGCGCTCAAGCCGGACCGCAACCTAGCCACTCATCCGTTTTTCCAAGTCATGTTCGTGATGCAGGCTGCTATCCAGCAGGGCACCACGACCGTTGAGGCCATCGTGGCGCCGTCGGTTGCCAGCGGCAAGTCACGCTTCGACCTGACCCTGTCACTGTGCGAGGTCGGCGGACGGATCGATGGATTCGTCGAGTACAGCACCAGTTTGTTTGACCCCGGCACCATAGCCCGCCTATGCGGGCACTATCGCACATGCCTCGATGACGCTGTCCACCATCCAGAGAAGCGCCTGTCCGAGATCGCGCAGCTATCGGCGGAAGAACACGATCAATTGCGGCGCTGGAATGACACCGCCCAGTCGATCGGGGCGGCCGAATGCATTCATCACATCCTTGAGCGCGCAGCCGCCGCGAGACCTGAAGCGGTAGCGCTGGATTTCGAGGGCCGTACTTTGAGCTATGGCGAGTTGAACCGCCAAGCCAACCAACTTGCCAACCATCTGCTGACCTTGGGGGTTGGTCCCGATGTGGTGGTTGGTATATTCACCGAGCGGTCAATTGAGATGATTGTCGGGCTGTTTGGCATCCTCAAAGCTGGCGGCGCGTATCTGCCACTCGATCCAAGATACCCGGGCAGCCGCCTCGCGTTCATGCTGGCTGATACCAAGGTGCAGGTGGTCCTCACACATACCGCCTGCGCAGGCCAGTTGCCGGAGTTCGGCGGACAGGTGGTCGATCTCGTGCGCGATTGGTCGGCTATCAGCCGTGCATCATCGGACGACCCGCGCAGCCATATCTGTGGCGATCACGCCGCCTACGTGATCTACACGTCGGGGTCGTCCGGCCAGCCGAAGGGCGTGCTCGTTCCCCATCGCGGCGTATGCAATGCCGGAGAGGTCGAGCATCGGCTCTATCGCACCGGCCCAGGCGATCGGGTCCTGCAATTCGCATCGCTGAATTTCGATGCGTCGATCTTTGAGATCATTATGAGCCTGCGCGGTGGCTCGATCCTGCAACTGGTGACCGCCGAGGAGGCGCGCTCCGGAGTCGATTTGGTTCGCCTTGTGGAGGCGCGCGGTGTGACCGTTTTAGCTATGCCGCCGAGCGCGCTGGCGGTTCTACCGGTAGCCGCGCTGCCCACGCTGCGGTTGATCATTGTCATGGGCGAGGATTGCCCTGCCGAGCTCCGCGCGCGGTGGCGCCATGTGCCCGAATTCTTCAACTGCTACGGTCCGACCGAGGCCTCGATGTGGATGACGGGGACTTTCCTTCATCCCGACCATCCTGTGACCATCGGTCGGCCGATTGCGAACACCAGCGCCCATTTACTCGATGAGCATCTGTATCAAGTTCCCGTCGGCGTGCCGGGCGAGCTCTTTATTGGTGGCGTGTGTGTAACCCGCGGCTATATCGGCCGTCCTGCCCTGACGGCGGAGCGCTTCGTGCCGGATCCGTTCAGTGCCACCCCGGGTGCTCGGCTCTACCGCACAGGTGATCTCGCGGCCTACACCCCGGAGGGCGACATCTGCTTTCTCGGACGGCTCGACCTGCAGATTAAGGTCCGTGGCTTCAGGGTCGAGCTTGGTGAGATCGAAGCGGCGCTCTCTTGCCATCCAGGCGTTCAAGCCGCGGCGGTCGCGGTCCGCGACGATCTCCCGTCGGGACGTGGCCTCGTCGGCTATGTGATGCCCGGCGCGGAGGCGCCGAGCACGAGCGAGCTGCGCAGCTTCCTGCTCGGACGGTTACCCGACTACATGGTGCCCGCGGTTTTCGTCATCCTCGATTCTCTGCCGCTGAACCAGGCCGCCAAGGTCGATCGACAGGCGCTCCCCGCGCCTCGGCGCGAGCGGCCGACCCTGGACACACCATTTGTTGCGCCCACGACCTCCATGGAGCAGACGACATGCCGTATCTGGGCCACGCTGCTTGGCCGCGACAGCGTCGGTATCGATGACAATTTCTTCGAGCTCGGCGGCCATTCGCTTCTCGCCACGCAAATTATCGCGCGCATGCGCGATGCGTTTGGTATTGACCTGCCGATCCGAGCAGTCTTCGACCATCCGACTGTGGGCGATTTGAGCGCGCTCGTCGAAGAGGAACTGCGGCGGCAGTCCGTGCCCATTGCGGTGCCGACGCCCGACCGCACCGAGCATCATGCTGTCGAGCCTATTCGCAAGAAATACTCGCTGTCATTTGCGCAGGAACGCCTGTGGTTTCTCCGCCAACTTGACCCCGAGGACCGCTCGTACAACATCCCACTCGAATTTCCTCTCTGGAACGTAGATCCGGAGCGGCTGCGCCAATGCCTAAATACGCTCGTTCAGCGTCACGAGATCCTGCGAACCACATTCCATGCCGAGCTGGACGGCCCGGTTCAGGTCGTCTCCCCGGCCCTCAATCTCGACATGCCGGTGGTCGAGGTGGCGGCAGAGACCGCGGCCGCGCAGAAGGACGACTATCAGCGCATCCGCGCACTCGCCGCGGCGCACCGCTTCAACCTCGAGACCGGGCCGCTGCTATGCGCGAGTTTGGTGCGCTTCGCTGGGGGCGCATGTTCGCTGCTCATCATCGTCGATCACATCATCTTCGATGGGTGGTCCGCCGGTGTTCTGTATGGGGAGATCGCCAAGCTGTACGACGCCACGCTACGCGACCTGCCGTCGCCCCTTGCGCCGCTTTCTATCCAATACGGCACATACGCCGAGCGTCAGAGGGCGCGGCTGCGTGGCGTTCTTCTTGAACAGCACCGGGATTTCTGGACGGAGAGGCTCAAAGGGATTCCGGGTCATATCGAGTTGCCGCTTGATCACCCGCGTCAGCGCATGGCGGGCCATGGCCCCGGCGCGTTATATGTCTTCGATCTGCCCGATGCGGTCGCTGGCGAGGTCCGCGCCCTCGCCCAAGCGCAGCACATGACGAACTTCATCGTCTTGCTGGCCGCGTTTCAGGCCTTCCTGTGGCGCTATACGCGACAAGATACCGTGGTGATCGGTTCACCCGTGACCAATCGGAACGAGTCGGACACCGAGGCGCTCATCGGTCTTTTCGTCAACATGCTGGTGCTCCGCGCCGACTTGTCCCCTGGCATGACATTCCGCGGGCTCGTCGGCCAGGTCCGCGAGACGGTCATTACCGCTCATGAGCATCAGGAACTGCCGTTCGAGAATTTGATCGAGGCACTGCGGCCCGAGCGTGATCCCACCGTGAACCCTATCTTTCAGGTGATGTTCGCGCTGCATCAAGTGGGATCGAGCCCGGACTGGTCCCCCCCAATGATGGGTCAGGGCGCAAAGCTTGATCTTTCCCTTCACGTCTCCGACGACAATCGAGTCTTTAGATGCGTGTTCGAGTATCGCACTGAGCTGTTCGAGGCTGCGACAATCGAGCGCATGTCCGGGCATCTCGCAGGCTTCATCGCGCATGTCGTCGAGCATATCGACCTGCCGCTTGCCGATGCGCCGCTGGTCGGCCCGGCGGAGCAAAATGCGCTCAGCGGTTGGCACCAAACCGCCACGGACGAGGACACCACGGTCCCGGTGTACGAGCTGTTCGTTGCCCACGCTGCGCTCACACCGGACAAGATCGCGGCGATCTGTGAGGACGCTCGGTTGAGCTATGCCGAGCTCGATCGTCTATCGACTAGGCTGGCCCAGCACCTGCGCGCCCTCGGCATTCGCGAGGAGAGCCTCGTCGGCGTCTGCCTCCCTCGCTCGCTCGACCTCATGGTCGCCGTCCTCGGCGTGCTAAAGGCAGGCGCGGTCTACGTCCCGCTCGACCCTGATTATCCGGATGAGCGGCTGCGACTGATCATTGGCGATGCCGATCCTATGATCGTGCTCGCCGGCGAAACAGAAAAGACACGCCTCCAAGGGTTGGGCGTGCGATTGCTGAGCGTCGATGATGGCCTGAGCGGGGAGGGGCTGCCGCAACTGCCTGAGCGTGCCGCCGGGCCTCGCAATGCCGCCTATGTAATCTATACCTCGGGTTCCACGGGTATTCCGAAAGGGGTCGTCAATACGCAAGGCGCGTTGAGCAACCGGCTGCTGTGGATGCAGCAGGCCTTTCATTTGGCGGACGGCGATCGCGTCCTACACAAGACTTCGATTGGCTTCGATGTCTCTGTGTGGGAGCTGCTGTGGCCAGTCATCACCGGCGCTGCGGTTGTGCTTGCGGCGCCCGGCCGCCACCGGGATGCCGATTATGTCGCCCGGACCATTGCTCGTTTCAACGTTACGCATGTGCATTTCGTGCCCTCGATGTTGTGGACCTTCCTCAACGAGGTGGGTCCGATAACGCTCCCGAGCCTGCGATGCGTGATTGCCAGCGGCGAAACGCTGCCTCTCGTACTCCAGGACCTGTTCTTCGCCCGGCTCCGTAACTGTACGCTCGAGAATCTGTACGGTCCGACCGAGGCCGCCATCGATGTGACCCGCTGGCGGTGTAGGCCGGATCCGAACCGCCACTCGGTGCCCATCGGGCACGCCATCGCCAATACCCGGCTCTACGTGCTCGATCGCCATCTCAACGAGCTGCCCGTGAACGTGGCGGGCGATCTCTATATTGCAGGCATGGCGCCGGCGCGCGGCTATCTGGGCCACCCCGCATTGACGGCGGAGCGCTTTCTTCCTGATCCGATCGGCGCCGAGCCGGGCGGGCGGATGTACCACACCGGTGATCTGGGCCGACGGCTGCCGGCCGGCGAAATTGAGTTCTTGGGACGCGTCGACGACCAGGTCAAGCTCAGGGGCGTGCGGATCGAGCTCGGCGAGATCCGCACCGCCCTGCTGCGCCATCCCGCAATTGCCGACGCCGTCGTGGTCAACGACGGTCCGAACGGCTCCGCGGATCAGCGGCTCATCGCCTATTACGTGCGCCGGCCCGGGCAGCAGGTCCAGCCGACGGAGCTGCGGCGTCGACTTCACGAAATCCTGCCGCTCGCCATGGTGCCGGCTGTCTATCTTGAACTCGAAGCCGTGCCGCTCACGGCGAATGGCAAGCTCAATCCTCGGGCGCTGCCGAAACCAGGGAAATCACGCTTGGTGGACAGCGAGGCGGCGGCACCGGCCGATGCGCTGGAGGCGTTCCTGATTTCGCTATGGGCTGACACTCTCCGCGTCGAGTCGGTCGGCACCGAAGACAATTTCTTCGACCTCGGGGGTCATTCTCTCCTCGCGATGCGGGTGCTATCGCGATTGCGCGCGATGCTCGGCGTCGACATTGCCGCATCGCATTTCTTCAATGTGCCGACACCGACTTTGCTGGCCGCCGAGATTCTCAGCCGCGCCGACGATCAGCAGGCCGTCCAGGCGCGGGCGCATGCGATCATGACCGTGGCGAATCTATCCGACCAGGAAGTCGAAGTGATGCTCGGCACCACGCGGCTGGAAATGAAGGGGGCTTCCCGATGA